In Leucobacter insecticola, one DNA window encodes the following:
- a CDS encoding anti-sigma factor — MKLQEFRDLSAGHALGALSPEEEQSFKAVLAARPEWRDIADTDAAVAAELGRSLPVVPPRAQLREQILSAIDLDTQTATEADHPSVDPEPSTAVSRPGSPSRRAWIIGAFALAASVALFSTVMLGSGVLFPPSPEEPAVVALHEVEKSPDAASRTVTIPGGPSVTLHWSNSQGIAVLVAENMAPAAAGEDYELWIVRGDEKKSLGLMKPDDDLRSVFATNAFVAGDVVAVTVEPEGGSPSGLPTTEPVLAITTVL, encoded by the coding sequence ATGAAACTTCAAGAGTTTCGCGACCTCTCAGCGGGGCACGCGCTCGGCGCGCTGAGCCCGGAAGAAGAGCAGAGCTTCAAGGCCGTGCTCGCCGCCCGGCCCGAGTGGCGGGACATTGCAGATACGGATGCCGCAGTGGCGGCCGAACTCGGACGGAGCCTGCCCGTGGTGCCGCCGCGCGCGCAACTCCGCGAACAGATTCTTTCGGCAATCGATCTGGATACGCAAACTGCAACTGAAGCGGATCATCCCAGTGTCGATCCTGAGCCTTCGACAGCGGTGAGCCGTCCCGGTTCGCCCTCTCGTCGCGCGTGGATCATCGGGGCTTTTGCGCTCGCAGCGTCGGTAGCGCTGTTTTCGACCGTAATGCTGGGGTCTGGCGTTCTCTTCCCGCCGTCGCCGGAAGAACCGGCGGTGGTTGCGCTCCACGAAGTCGAGAAGTCTCCAGACGCCGCTTCACGTACGGTGACGATTCCCGGCGGACCCTCCGTGACCCTGCACTGGTCGAATTCGCAGGGCATTGCCGTCCTGGTCGCCGAGAACATGGCGCCAGCTGCAGCGGGCGAAGACTATGAACTCTGGATCGTGCGCGGTGATGAGAAGAAGTCTCTCGGTCTGATGAAACCGGACGATGATTTGCGGAGCGTGTTCGCTACGAACGCCTTTGTTGCCGGTGACGTGGTCGCCGTCACGGTTGAGCCTGAGGGTGGATCGCCATCAGGGCTCCCCACCACGGAACCGGTTCTCGCGATCACGACAGTGCTATAG
- the sigK gene encoding ECF RNA polymerase sigma factor SigK — MLMEMVIDGLEIPEDGSGIDPADAALVRSASGDRDAFAELYDMMSARVFGLVLRVVVDPSQSEEVLQEVFLEVWQSAASFDENRGHARSWILTIAHRRAIDRVRSASSRARREERVALQELHTSAASVEDHVQLLIDGSRAIRALDALPEAQRQAIVLAYFGGYSQREIASLMGAPIGTVKTRMRDGLSRLRTEMEVTR; from the coding sequence ATGCTTATGGAGATGGTAATCGACGGACTGGAGATACCCGAGGACGGGAGCGGGATCGATCCTGCCGACGCGGCCCTTGTTCGCTCCGCTTCCGGTGACCGCGACGCGTTCGCGGAACTGTACGACATGATGTCGGCGAGGGTGTTCGGACTCGTCCTCAGAGTGGTCGTTGACCCTTCACAGAGCGAGGAAGTGCTGCAAGAAGTCTTCCTTGAGGTGTGGCAGTCGGCGGCCTCGTTCGATGAGAATCGTGGGCATGCCAGATCCTGGATCTTGACGATCGCTCATCGCCGCGCCATTGATCGGGTGCGCTCGGCGAGCTCTCGTGCGCGCCGCGAAGAGCGGGTAGCCTTACAGGAGTTGCATACGTCGGCGGCCTCGGTTGAAGACCACGTGCAGCTCCTCATTGATGGCTCACGCGCGATCCGCGCACTTGACGCCTTGCCCGAGGCGCAGCGCCAAGCCATCGTCCTCGCCTATTTCGGCGGGTACAGCCAGCGAGAGATCGCGAGCCTGATGGGGGCGCCTATCGGCACCGTGAAGACCCGCATGCGCGACGGCCTATCGCGGCTCAGAACAGAGATGGAGGTGACACGATGA
- a CDS encoding cytochrome c biogenesis protein DipZ — protein sequence MDTVLIGLLGGLITGISPCILPALPVIFLTAGAQSAGVGKTPEVIEAPRSRPYFVIAGLVTSFTAVTLLGSLLLGLLSLPQDAIRWAGVLVLLLIGVGMLFPRVEQLLEKPFQWLPRRRVNDKGNGFGMGLALGTVFVPCAGPVLAAIIVAGATGTIGFDTVLLTASFAVGVAIPLLIFALAGRGLVERIRFFRSRERGIRITAAVAMIALAVGLAFNVPQAIQRLLPDYTAGLQRDLASSDAGERALNLGGLITDENRDLDRCTTGADELESCGTAPSIRGIESWINTPGGAPVELENLRGKVVLVDFWAYSCINCQRSIPHVVAWNDAYRDAGLQVIGVHSPEYAFEKERANVESGVKEFGIEYPVALDNALSTWTNYRNRYWPAHYLIDASGTVRHISFGEGNYAATEKLIRELLAEAKPDVRLPAVTEVTDATPEQGETTQETFLGFAKDQNFAEAGAYRAGEREYRLPKTQMPDTFALEGLWRVEAQSATPIDADGTIQLNYRASEVRIVVSGQGTLAISRDGESLDPVDVSGTPRSYPLLTSNQPSAGTLRVQVPPGVQVFSFTFG from the coding sequence ATGGACACTGTTCTGATCGGCCTGCTGGGCGGGCTCATTACCGGCATCTCACCGTGCATTCTGCCGGCGTTGCCGGTCATCTTCCTCACCGCCGGCGCCCAATCGGCAGGCGTGGGCAAGACACCGGAGGTGATCGAAGCCCCCAGAAGTCGCCCGTACTTCGTCATTGCCGGACTCGTCACGAGCTTCACTGCGGTGACGCTGCTCGGCTCTCTGCTGCTCGGGCTTCTCTCCCTTCCTCAGGATGCCATCCGGTGGGCCGGGGTTCTCGTCCTGCTCCTCATCGGTGTCGGGATGCTGTTTCCGAGAGTGGAGCAGTTGCTTGAAAAGCCGTTTCAGTGGCTGCCCCGGCGCAGAGTGAATGACAAGGGCAACGGTTTTGGCATGGGACTCGCCCTGGGAACCGTGTTCGTGCCGTGCGCGGGACCGGTGCTCGCCGCGATTATCGTCGCGGGCGCAACGGGGACGATTGGCTTCGACACCGTTCTCTTGACCGCTTCGTTCGCGGTCGGTGTCGCGATTCCGCTGCTGATCTTCGCGCTTGCGGGACGCGGTCTCGTTGAGCGCATCAGGTTCTTTCGCAGTCGCGAGCGGGGGATCCGGATCACGGCTGCCGTCGCGATGATTGCTCTTGCAGTGGGACTTGCATTCAACGTGCCGCAGGCCATCCAGCGTCTTCTCCCGGACTACACGGCGGGTCTCCAACGTGATCTTGCCTCGAGCGATGCGGGGGAGCGTGCACTAAACCTCGGAGGCCTCATCACCGACGAGAACCGCGACCTCGACCGGTGCACGACCGGAGCCGACGAACTCGAATCCTGTGGCACAGCTCCCAGCATTCGTGGCATCGAGTCATGGATCAACACGCCTGGCGGTGCGCCCGTGGAACTCGAAAATCTCAGAGGCAAGGTCGTGCTTGTAGATTTTTGGGCGTACTCCTGCATTAACTGCCAACGTTCGATCCCGCACGTCGTTGCGTGGAACGATGCGTACCGGGATGCCGGGCTGCAGGTGATCGGCGTGCACTCACCCGAGTATGCGTTTGAAAAAGAGCGCGCGAACGTGGAGTCCGGCGTCAAGGAGTTTGGTATCGAGTACCCGGTCGCGCTCGACAACGCGCTCTCAACGTGGACCAACTACCGTAATCGCTACTGGCCAGCGCACTATCTCATTGATGCGAGCGGCACTGTGCGCCACATCTCGTTTGGTGAGGGGAACTACGCGGCGACCGAAAAGCTCATTCGCGAGTTACTCGCAGAGGCGAAGCCGGACGTGCGGCTCCCAGCAGTCACCGAGGTGACTGACGCCACCCCGGAACAGGGTGAGACAACGCAGGAGACGTTTCTCGGCTTCGCGAAGGACCAAAACTTCGCCGAGGCCGGAGCCTACCGTGCCGGCGAGCGCGAGTACCGGTTGCCCAAAACGCAGATGCCGGACACCTTCGCCTTGGAGGGTCTCTGGCGAGTTGAGGCCCAATCTGCAACACCGATCGACGCAGACGGGACGATCCAACTAAACTACCGCGCGAGCGAGGTTCGCATCGTCGTTTCGGGGCAGGGCACGCTTGCGATTAGCCGGGATGGCGAGTCACTGGATCCGGTCGACGTCAGCGGAACGCCTCGCTCCTATCCGTTGCTGACGAGTAATCAGCCGAGTGCGGGCACATTGCGGGTGCAGGTACCACCCGGTGTGCAAGTGTTTTCATTCACATTCGGGTAG
- a CDS encoding fasciclin domain-containing protein, which translates to MFTTQKTLTAAFALTLAGAFALTGCAMEEKKDPVEQEQTTPMPEESMTTADPAANLVGAGCAAYAEAVPEGAGSIVGMSQDPVAVAASNNPLLKTLVSAVSGKLNPNVNLVDTLNGSEFTVFAPVDDAFAKIDPATIESLKTDSDTLSSILTYHVVPGQIEPADIAGTHETVEGGTLEVTGSGDALMVNGATVICGGVQTANATVYLVDTVLMPPAM; encoded by the coding sequence ATGTTTACTACCCAGAAAACCCTCACCGCAGCGTTCGCATTGACCCTTGCTGGCGCGTTCGCACTGACCGGCTGTGCAATGGAAGAGAAAAAGGACCCGGTTGAGCAGGAGCAGACAACCCCCATGCCTGAAGAGAGCATGACGACAGCGGATCCTGCCGCAAATCTCGTGGGTGCGGGCTGCGCAGCCTACGCCGAGGCAGTTCCCGAGGGTGCCGGATCAATTGTGGGCATGTCACAAGATCCCGTCGCGGTAGCGGCCTCCAACAATCCGCTCCTGAAGACCCTGGTTTCTGCGGTGAGCGGGAAGCTGAACCCAAATGTGAATCTCGTTGACACCCTCAACGGAAGCGAGTTCACGGTGTTTGCACCCGTTGATGACGCCTTCGCAAAGATCGACCCGGCAACGATTGAATCACTGAAGACAGATAGCGACACGCTGTCGTCGATCCTCACCTATCACGTTGTCCCCGGGCAGATCGAACCGGCAGACATCGCAGGAACGCACGAGACGGTCGAGGGTGGAACCCTTGAGGTGACCGGCTCGGGCGACGCACTGATGGTGAACGGCGCAACGGTCATCTGCGGTGGCGTGCAGACGGCAAACGCGACTGTCTACCTCGTCGACACGGTTCTGATGCCGCCGGCAATGTAG
- the era gene encoding GTPase Era, which produces MTDELPTERTEPETSGGGSVPFRAGFVSFVGRPNVGKSTLTNAIVGEKIAITSPKPQTTRRAIRGISHRENGQLIIVDTPGIHRPRTLLGERLNALVEATLGDVDVIGFCVPANEKLGPGDRFINERLDDFPRAKKVAILTKVDEASKSEIIDQLTRLGALREWDAVVPISAVTREQLDVLSDVLLSLMPESPPLYESEQTTDEAEDDRIAELIREATLEGAREELPHSLAATVDDREEREDGLLELYASIYVERDSQKGIVIGKSGSRLRDVGERARHEIEALLGRRVYLSLRVKVLKEWQRDPKALGKLGF; this is translated from the coding sequence ATGACTGACGAGCTGCCGACAGAACGCACCGAACCCGAAACTTCGGGGGGCGGATCCGTGCCGTTTCGGGCTGGCTTCGTCTCCTTCGTGGGTAGGCCAAACGTCGGTAAATCGACGCTAACGAACGCGATCGTGGGCGAAAAGATCGCGATCACGAGCCCGAAACCCCAAACCACCCGGCGCGCTATCCGGGGAATCTCGCACCGCGAGAACGGGCAGCTCATCATCGTTGACACCCCCGGGATCCATCGCCCTCGGACACTGCTCGGGGAGCGTCTGAACGCGCTTGTCGAGGCAACCCTTGGCGACGTCGACGTCATCGGCTTCTGTGTGCCCGCTAACGAAAAACTGGGTCCGGGGGATCGCTTTATCAATGAGCGACTTGATGATTTCCCGCGTGCGAAGAAGGTCGCGATCCTCACCAAGGTCGACGAAGCATCCAAATCAGAGATCATCGATCAACTCACCCGCCTCGGCGCGCTGCGCGAGTGGGATGCCGTGGTCCCCATTTCCGCAGTGACCCGCGAGCAACTGGACGTGCTTTCAGACGTGCTGCTGAGCCTAATGCCCGAATCACCCCCGCTCTACGAGTCGGAGCAGACGACGGACGAGGCTGAGGATGACCGCATCGCCGAGCTGATCCGCGAAGCCACACTCGAAGGGGCGCGTGAAGAGCTTCCACACTCCCTCGCCGCGACCGTTGACGACCGCGAAGAACGCGAAGACGGACTGCTCGAGCTGTATGCGTCAATCTATGTGGAACGTGACAGCCAAAAGGGCATCGTTATCGGGAAGAGCGGATCGCGTCTGCGAGACGTGGGGGAGCGGGCTCGGCACGAGATCGAGGCGCTTCTCGGCCGGAGGGTATACCTGTCGCTGCGAGTGAAGGTGCTGAAAGAGTGGCAGCGTGACCCCAAGGCGCTCGGCAAGCTCGGGTTTTAG
- a CDS encoding hemolysin family protein: MSGLLVVVLLGAAIVLLAVGGLLAASDAALGVRSRAELLALADESGRGSRAIRAIADDEIGHFNALSFARVLAETLAAVLITLVLAYSLDELWLELVIATLVMTVVTFALVGASPRSFGTHRPDAVIRFSASVVHALRVILGPVATALIRLGNRVAPGRGSGGARFRDEQQLLSMVDQAAEQALLETDDRDYIHSLVEFGETLVREVMVPRIDMVTINAESTVREAFELLIDSRHSRIPVISGEVDDVVGIVYLRDVSRFILRRFDEADTAQVTRIMKPAVFVPEVQRTDKLLRQMQRDSNHLALAVDEYGGISGLVTLEDLIEELLGEISDEHDREEPEITPQDDGSFTVSARLSVEDLGDLFGIELDDDEIDTVGGLVAKHLSRLPEPGDTVTVAGIELTALETERRRQRLLTARARWVGTEPSEEDEQ, from the coding sequence ATGAGCGGCTTACTTGTCGTGGTGCTCCTTGGAGCAGCCATCGTGTTGCTCGCTGTCGGGGGGCTCCTTGCCGCTTCAGATGCGGCGTTGGGTGTGCGGTCCCGTGCCGAGTTGCTCGCGCTCGCGGATGAGTCCGGACGCGGCTCGCGTGCCATACGTGCGATCGCGGACGATGAAATCGGTCACTTCAATGCGCTGAGTTTCGCGAGAGTGTTGGCGGAGACACTTGCGGCGGTGCTGATCACGCTCGTGCTCGCGTATTCTCTTGACGAGCTGTGGCTTGAGCTGGTGATTGCGACCCTCGTGATGACGGTCGTCACCTTCGCGCTGGTGGGGGCCAGCCCGAGGAGCTTTGGCACGCACCGTCCTGACGCGGTGATCCGATTCTCGGCCTCGGTCGTTCACGCGCTTCGGGTGATTCTTGGCCCGGTGGCGACGGCGCTGATTCGGCTCGGCAACCGCGTCGCTCCAGGCCGCGGTTCCGGTGGTGCGAGATTCCGCGACGAACAGCAGCTCCTCTCCATGGTTGACCAGGCCGCCGAGCAAGCTCTGCTCGAGACGGACGACAGGGACTATATTCACTCCCTGGTGGAGTTTGGTGAGACCCTCGTGCGCGAGGTGATGGTGCCGCGCATCGACATGGTGACGATCAATGCTGAATCGACCGTGCGTGAGGCCTTCGAGCTGCTCATTGACTCCAGGCACTCCCGCATCCCCGTCATTTCTGGTGAGGTTGATGACGTCGTCGGAATCGTCTACCTGCGTGATGTCAGCCGGTTTATTCTGCGCCGTTTTGACGAGGCGGATACGGCCCAGGTGACCCGCATCATGAAACCCGCGGTCTTTGTGCCGGAGGTGCAGCGCACAGACAAGCTGCTGCGTCAGATGCAGCGCGACTCGAACCATCTCGCGTTGGCTGTCGACGAGTATGGCGGAATCTCGGGGCTCGTGACCCTGGAGGATCTCATCGAGGAACTGCTCGGCGAGATCTCCGATGAACACGATCGGGAGGAGCCCGAGATCACGCCGCAGGACGACGGATCATTCACCGTCAGCGCTCGGCTGTCCGTTGAAGATCTCGGTGATCTGTTTGGCATTGAACTCGACGATGACGAAATTGACACGGTGGGCGGTCTCGTTGCCAAACATCTGAGTCGTTTGCCCGAGCCGGGCGATACGGTCACCGTAGCCGGGATTGAACTGACCGCACTCGAAACTGAACGGCGGCGGCAACGACTGCTAACGGCCCGCGCGCGCTGGGTCGGCACAGAACCTAGTGAAGAGGATGAGCAATGA
- the ybeY gene encoding rRNA maturation RNase YbeY encodes MSVEINNESGITIEEDRLQRLAMFVLESMHVHPDTELGVMMVDEAAIEQLHVQWMDEPGPTDVLSFPMDELRPGRIDAPTPAGLLGDVVICPQVAELQAEAAGHDLPQEIAVLLTHGMLHLLGFDHATPDEEAEMFGLQRDLLLSFAMRERGR; translated from the coding sequence GTGAGTGTAGAGATTAACAACGAGTCCGGCATCACGATTGAGGAAGATCGGCTGCAGCGGCTTGCGATGTTTGTGCTCGAGTCAATGCACGTACACCCGGACACCGAGCTCGGCGTGATGATGGTTGACGAGGCCGCGATCGAGCAACTGCACGTGCAGTGGATGGACGAGCCGGGCCCGACCGACGTGCTGAGCTTTCCGATGGATGAGCTGCGCCCCGGCCGCATCGATGCGCCGACCCCGGCGGGTCTCCTCGGCGATGTGGTGATCTGCCCGCAGGTTGCAGAGCTGCAGGCCGAGGCCGCAGGACACGACCTGCCTCAGGAGATCGCAGTGTTGCTCACCCACGGCATGCTGCACCTCCTTGGCTTTGACCATGCGACGCCCGACGAGGAGGCCGAGATGTTTGGCCTGCAGCGCGACCTGCTGCTTTCGTTTGCGATGCGAGAGCGCGGTCGATGA
- a CDS encoding PhoH family protein yields MDPERTPRSNESAETELQRRILLSGVDLASFLGHRDQLISDLESQHPDVTFHARDEVLTLRGPATQTRAAEEVVLEVLELARRSGPVSKLDVREVTRMVRAGDGPTAAQRLSTPILTVRGNAVRAQTSGQRAYVDAIDNNTIVFGIGPAGTGKTYLAMAKAVQALQRREVSKIVLTRPAVEAGERLGYLPGSLEDKIDPYLRPLFDAVGAMMDPEVVPKLLASGTIEVAPLAYMRGRTLNEAFVILDEAQNTTPEQMKMFLTRLGYGSKMVVTGDITQVDLPLAVSGLRVVGRILRGVEDIHFAELSSDDIVRHSLVGRIVDAYQSYSESEGAEPRERARRRNNGKEAAQ; encoded by the coding sequence TTGGATCCTGAACGCACCCCGCGCTCCAATGAAAGCGCGGAGACCGAGCTGCAACGCAGAATACTGCTGAGCGGCGTCGATCTTGCTTCGTTTCTCGGCCACCGGGATCAGCTGATCTCGGACCTCGAATCGCAGCATCCGGATGTGACGTTTCACGCTCGCGATGAAGTCCTCACACTCAGGGGACCCGCTACTCAGACGCGCGCCGCCGAGGAGGTCGTGCTTGAGGTACTCGAGCTGGCGCGGCGAAGCGGGCCTGTTTCGAAGCTTGACGTTCGCGAGGTGACACGCATGGTGCGCGCCGGCGACGGGCCGACCGCCGCTCAGAGGCTGAGCACTCCGATCCTGACCGTACGCGGTAACGCGGTGCGCGCGCAGACGAGCGGGCAGCGTGCCTATGTTGACGCGATTGACAACAACACGATCGTTTTCGGCATTGGTCCCGCGGGCACCGGGAAGACCTATTTGGCGATGGCGAAGGCTGTGCAGGCCCTGCAGCGACGTGAAGTATCGAAGATCGTGTTGACACGCCCCGCGGTCGAGGCTGGTGAACGCCTCGGGTATCTGCCGGGCTCGCTCGAAGACAAGATCGACCCGTACCTGCGTCCACTCTTCGACGCCGTCGGCGCCATGATGGACCCCGAGGTCGTGCCAAAACTTCTCGCGAGCGGCACCATCGAGGTCGCGCCCCTCGCATACATGCGGGGCCGAACCCTCAACGAGGCCTTCGTGATCCTCGACGAGGCGCAAAACACCACCCCCGAACAAATGAAGATGTTTCTCACGCGGCTCGGTTACGGTTCCAAGATGGTCGTGACGGGGGATATTACCCAGGTCGATTTGCCGCTGGCGGTCAGCGGGCTGCGGGTGGTGGGCCGGATCCTGCGAGGGGTCGAAGACATCCACTTCGCTGAGCTCAGCTCCGACGACATTGTGAGACACAGTCTGGTCGGTCGCATCGTTGACGCGTACCAGAGCTACAGCGAGTCTGAGGGCGCCGAGCCTCGCGAACGGGCGAGGCGGCGGAACAACGGGAAAGAAGCAGCGCAGTGA
- a CDS encoding HIT domain-containing protein — MAEETIFSKIVSGEIPVKILAETERVMAFPDINPQAPVHVLVIPKATQYRNVVELAAAEPETLAEMVAVAQQLADELAEGEFRLIFNSGANVGQTVFHVHAHVLAGDLKEQSLVGS; from the coding sequence ATGGCAGAAGAGACGATATTCAGCAAGATCGTGTCGGGGGAGATCCCGGTGAAGATCTTGGCAGAGACCGAGCGGGTGATGGCGTTTCCTGACATCAACCCGCAGGCCCCCGTGCACGTGCTCGTGATCCCGAAGGCGACGCAGTACCGCAACGTCGTCGAACTCGCCGCGGCTGAACCCGAAACTCTCGCCGAAATGGTGGCGGTTGCTCAGCAACTCGCAGATGAACTGGCAGAGGGCGAATTCCGCCTGATTTTTAACAGCGGCGCAAATGTTGGGCAGACCGTGTTTCACGTCCACGCCCACGTGCTCGCAGGCGACCTCAAAGAGCAGTCCCTCGTTGGATCCTGA
- a CDS encoding 16S rRNA (uracil(1498)-N(3))-methyltransferase: MANLYFADAANAADASQWRAGAQVTISGDEGRHAVRVSRLRAGEQILVGDGAGTIGEGSVESVAKDSFVVRLAQVSLRPAPTPRVVLVQALAKGDRDERAVEQATEFGVDGIVPWQAERSVSRWSDTDKAAKGVSKWARIAREASKQSLRARIPEVEEPITLAGLCELAASDGAEVLVLHPRGVMALSAWARTSLPSDAREVYLLVGPEGGLSDAELDALEAAGANVLMLGTTVLRTSSAGPAALTVLNVALGRW, translated from the coding sequence GTGGCGAATCTCTACTTCGCTGATGCGGCTAATGCGGCTGATGCTTCACAGTGGCGGGCTGGCGCTCAGGTCACCATTTCGGGGGATGAGGGTCGCCACGCGGTGAGAGTAAGTCGCTTGCGTGCAGGCGAGCAGATCCTGGTTGGGGACGGTGCCGGAACGATTGGTGAGGGCAGTGTTGAGAGCGTCGCCAAAGACTCCTTTGTAGTGCGGCTCGCCCAGGTGTCCCTGCGCCCAGCGCCCACACCCCGTGTGGTGCTCGTACAGGCGCTCGCGAAGGGTGACCGAGACGAGCGCGCGGTCGAGCAGGCGACGGAGTTTGGCGTTGATGGCATCGTGCCGTGGCAGGCTGAGCGATCGGTGTCGCGCTGGAGTGACACGGACAAGGCTGCAAAGGGCGTGTCAAAGTGGGCGAGGATCGCACGCGAGGCTTCAAAGCAGTCGCTACGCGCGAGAATCCCCGAGGTGGAGGAACCGATCACCCTCGCCGGCCTGTGCGAGCTGGCTGCGTCTGATGGTGCTGAGGTCTTAGTGTTGCATCCTCGGGGCGTGATGGCGTTGAGCGCTTGGGCGCGAACATCGCTTCCTTCTGACGCACGTGAGGTCTACCTGCTTGTTGGTCCTGAAGGCGGGCTCTCCGACGCCGAGCTTGATGCTCTGGAAGCCGCAGGAGCAAACGTGCTGATGCTCGGCACCACCGTGCTCCGCACCTCCTCTGCAGGCCCTGCTGCCCTTACCGTTCTCAACGTCGCCCTCGGCCGCTGGTAG
- the hrcA gene encoding heat-inducible transcriptional repressor HrcA — protein MVSERSLAVLHAIVSDYVSLNEPVGSKGIVDRHSFGVSAATIRNDMASLEEDELIAQPHTSSGRVPTDKGYRLYVDTLAKIRPLSAAQRSAIERFLGESVDLDDAMSRTVRLLSQLTNQVAVAQYPSLRRTVVRHLDLVAVAEDRILCVLILGSGVVEQQMARLPAARVSEAWVQGLRERIAAAVVGRDVDAAAAEVVKLETSVSDWAPPGEGELVSCVLEAVSTQLQANRSDRIAIAGAANLSRPGFEGSLPLVLEAIEEQVTLLRLFDELVQDERDVAASIGRENEAYGLSEASVIASSYEAEGTSVSRLGVLGPVRMDYASNIASVRAVARYLNRLLGEDQ, from the coding sequence GTGGTTTCTGAGCGAAGTCTTGCTGTGTTGCACGCCATCGTCAGCGACTACGTTTCTCTGAACGAACCCGTCGGGTCCAAGGGCATCGTCGATCGCCACAGTTTTGGCGTCTCCGCTGCGACGATCCGCAACGACATGGCCTCCCTCGAAGAAGACGAGCTGATCGCTCAGCCGCACACCTCCTCGGGGCGAGTGCCGACGGACAAGGGCTACCGGCTCTACGTTGACACGCTCGCGAAGATCAGGCCGCTCTCGGCGGCACAGCGATCCGCGATCGAGCGTTTTCTCGGCGAATCTGTTGACCTCGACGACGCAATGAGCCGCACCGTTCGTCTGCTGTCCCAGCTCACCAATCAGGTCGCTGTCGCCCAGTATCCCTCCCTGCGAAGAACCGTTGTGCGACACCTTGATCTGGTCGCGGTGGCCGAGGACCGGATCCTGTGCGTGCTGATTCTCGGCAGCGGGGTGGTTGAGCAGCAGATGGCGCGACTCCCCGCCGCCCGCGTGTCTGAAGCTTGGGTGCAGGGGCTTCGCGAGCGGATCGCAGCCGCCGTGGTCGGTCGCGATGTCGACGCAGCCGCGGCAGAAGTGGTCAAGCTTGAGACTTCCGTCTCCGATTGGGCGCCGCCCGGCGAAGGGGAACTCGTAAGCTGCGTACTCGAGGCGGTGTCGACCCAGTTGCAGGCCAATCGCAGCGACCGGATCGCGATCGCCGGTGCCGCGAACCTCTCCCGGCCCGGCTTCGAGGGCAGCCTGCCGCTCGTCCTCGAAGCGATTGAGGAGCAGGTTACCCTGCTGCGCCTTTTCGACGAGCTGGTGCAGGATGAGCGTGATGTCGCCGCGTCAATCGGCCGCGAAAACGAGGCATACGGGCTTTCCGAAGCCTCTGTGATCGCGTCCAGCTACGAGGCTGAGGGCACCTCGGTGTCTCGCCTTGGCGTGCTCGGCCCGGTTCGCATGGACTACGCGAGTAACATCGCATCCGTGCGCGCGGTTGCGAGATACCTCAATCGGCTTCTTGGCGAGGATCAGTGA
- a CDS encoding DUF1990 family protein: MPASYAAVGASKFADLLRFPPEGSTPYEETLQLGSGQDRFIAASSLLMTWGAQRGAGLAVVDIERGPNDTYLGPEFDDQGRPLSVGEREEQFGPDGEPYLVAGSSATLRSADGTERRILVVYTINQERVVGFAWGTQDDAGVVGEQRFTVEFRDDGTVWAVARGFLTAPKNGLLGLKARATTKDAIESVRAQIRALAPGGAVVTDARESNASESTGSGGE; the protein is encoded by the coding sequence ATGCCCGCCAGCTATGCCGCGGTGGGCGCATCGAAGTTTGCAGATCTGTTGCGCTTTCCCCCTGAAGGCAGCACTCCCTACGAGGAGACCCTGCAGCTCGGCAGCGGCCAAGACCGTTTCATCGCGGCCTCAAGCCTGCTGATGACCTGGGGTGCGCAGCGCGGTGCCGGGCTCGCGGTCGTTGACATCGAGCGGGGCCCGAATGACACCTACCTCGGCCCTGAGTTTGATGACCAGGGCCGGCCACTCTCGGTGGGCGAGCGCGAGGAACAGTTTGGCCCCGACGGCGAGCCGTATCTGGTCGCGGGATCCTCGGCGACGCTGCGCAGTGCTGACGGAACTGAGCGCCGGATCCTGGTCGTGTACACGATCAATCAAGAGCGTGTTGTCGGCTTTGCTTGGGGCACCCAGGACGATGCCGGCGTGGTTGGCGAGCAGCGGTTCACCGTCGAATTTCGCGATGACGGCACCGTATGGGCTGTTGCGCGCGGCTTCCTCACCGCGCCGAAGAATGGACTCCTCGGGTTGAAAGCCCGCGCAACCACCAAAGACGCGATTGAGTCGGTCAGAGCGCAGATCCGCGCACTTGCTCCCGGCGGTGCGGTGGTAACAGACGCTCGCGAGTCGAACGCCAGCGAAAGCACCGGTTCTGGTGGCGAGTAG